Proteins from a single region of Antechinus flavipes isolate AdamAnt ecotype Samford, QLD, Australia chromosome 2, AdamAnt_v2, whole genome shotgun sequence:
- the BLM gene encoding recQ-like DNA helicase BLM — protein sequence MAIIPQNNLQQQLERHSAKEIQNKLNVLKHKSIGFTFKKKIPSSSSVTQAFVLSDKDVNITETFPLSKPLPNTKNQQASITAMSEKTSKGQQIYKFCSNEILSDSSKNTHETSCYLQPSTNENSVKKVLCKDSKKLELNSSFDSTSLVSDWDDIDDFDTSGNSKTFTTLSRSNFAKLNNTQRSKGDKNNLSKTRARKANGKKVDPELLNFPSGKNKQAELTKKELPESEELSSPVICLDDDSISEEFKNEDIQEKQTLKTHLDDERDYSEKKKSPERVEQHTIDESLGANCEEFNEDDFDIDFIPPSPEEGVFSSSLSTLKEPSICDEGKNATKLSNYFSSESEKTTSPQLLQETSTKYDDKLLTLQQQLFHVMEDICSLVDTIPTYQLEGLDCGKKLLQHRDLRRKLLADADPNKIGASSSPLNWTYQPNSHDQSVNGKTVFSSLHSFQTNKSFFTGNLIREFKSPHLPSNPVSTTDCQGNFFDKTARTFPNLDVSAGMHDIQRTTPEKSKLSSAKRNISESILLSSQSPEPFVRSNSAEISRTGEKCKRSHLLGNFLTSTTIKDQNKHINSVNDLKRNNFSETQDIDIFDIDDFDDFDDYDWENPNYNSVEEKSKNTYLPIREGQPIKSFSERTPLTKTNCLSVVPANQNSTLSIQNCSDKLVQNKPSRNPEQERFKSLDFPHSKEMMKIFHKKFGLHHFRTNQLEAINAVLLGEDCFVLMPTGGGKSLCYQLPACVSPGVTIVISPLRSLIIDQVQKLTSLDIPATYLTGDKTDSEAANIYLQLSKKDPIIKLLYVTPEKVCASNRLISTLENLYERKLLARFVIDEAHCVSQWGHDFRQDYKRLNMLRQKFPSVSMMALTATANPRVQKDILTQLKILNPQVFSMSFNRHNLKYSVLPKKPKKVAFDCLEWIRKHHPHDSGIIYCLSRRECDTMADTLQKDGLAALAYHAGLSDSARDEVQHKWINQDGCQVICATIAFGMGIDKPDVRYVIHSSLPKSVEGYYQESGRAGRDGEMSHCLLFYNYHDVTRLKRLILMEKDGNSHTRQTHFNNLYSMVHYCENIIECRRIQLLSYFGENGFNPNFCKEYPDVTCDNCCKKKEYKTRNVTEDVKNIIKFVQEHDSLNGERNKNMGSCGRFTMNMLTDIFLGSKCAKIQTGIFGKGAAYSRHNAERLLKKLILDKILDEDLYINANDQAIAYVMLGEKAQAVLNGYLQVDFLETENLSGIRKQKASVANISQREELVKKCLGELTEVCKGLGKVFGVHYFNIFNTVTLKKLAESLSSDPEVLLQIDGVTEDKLEKYGAEVISVLQKYSEWTLPDNGNDSQRLNSHNDESNEEETQVSSHYFSNKTKNERKRRRVPTFQRSKRKKTSHGSQQSSSRRVSNTSRKTSSKSKSSNAFGSNSTSYNSQVSSGASRKLGIMAPPVPKNRPFLQPSYSFL from the exons ATGGCTATTATTCCTCAGAATAATCTTCAACAGCAGCTAGAACGTCATTCAgccaaagaaattcaaaataaattaaatgttctGAAACACAAATCTAT AGGcttcacttttaaaaagaaaataccttcTAGTAGCAGTGTAACTCAAGCTTTTGTGTTAAGTGATAAAGATGTTAATATTACTGAGACCTTTCCTCTCAGTAAGCCTCTCCCCAATACCAAGAACCAGCAAGCAAGTATCACTGCCATGTCAGAGAAGACTTCAAAAGGACAACAAATCTACAAGTTttgttcaaatgagatattgtcAGATTCTTCAAAGAACACCCATGAAACTTCGTGTTACTTACAACCTTCTACAAATGAAAACTCTGTCAAAAAGGTGTTGTGTAAAGATTCtaagaaattagaattaaattCTTCATTTGATTCTACCAGCCTTGTCAGTGATTGGGACGACATAGATGACTTTGATACTTCTGGGAATTCAAAAACTTTTACTACACTCTCTAGAAGTAATTTTGCAAAATTAAATAATACTCAGAGATCAAAAGGGGATAAAAATAACTTATCTAAAACACGGGCACGTAAAGCAAATGGGAAAAAGGTTGATCCAGAGCTTTTGAATTTTCCATCTGGTAAAAACAAGCAAGcagaattaactaaaaaagaGTTGCCTGAATCAGAAGAGCTAAGCAGTCCTGTGATTTGTCTTGATGATGATTCCATTTCTGAAGagtttaaaaatgaagatattcAAGAAAAACAGACTTTGAAAACTCACTTGGATGATGAAAGAG attacaGTGAAAAGAAGAAATCTCCTGAAAGAGTTGAACAACATACAATAGATGAATCATTAGGTGCTAACTGTGAGGAATTTAATGAAGATGATTTTGATATAGATTTTATTCCACCTTCTCCAGAAGAAGGagtgttttcttcctctttgag TACTCTAAAGGAGCCTTCCATTTGTGATGAGGGAAAAAATGCTACTAAGTTATCAAATTACTTTTCATCAGAATCTGAGAAAACAACTAGCCCACAACTTTTACAGGAGACGAGTACAAAATATGATg ataaacTGTTAACTTTACAACAACAACTTTTTCATGTGATGGAGGACATATGTTCATTAGTTGATACTATTCCTACTTATCAACTTGAAGGCTTGGATTGTGGAAAGAAACTTCTCCAGCATCGAGATCTTAG aagaAAACTTTTAGCTGATGCAGATCCCAACAAAATTGGTGCGAGTTCTTCACCCTTGAATTGGACATACCAGCCTAATTCACATGATCAGTCTGTAAATGGCAAGACAGTTTTTTCTTCTCTGCATTCATTTCAAACGAATAAATCTTTCTTCACAGGAAATTTAATAAGAGAATTTAAATCTCCACATcttccttctaatcctgtctctaCTACTGATTGTCAAGgaaatttttttgataaaactGCAAGGACATTTCCAAATCTGGATGTTTCAGCAGGGATGCATGACATACAAAGAACTACTCCAGAAAAGTCAAAGCTGTCATCTGCCAAGAGGAATATTTCTGAAAGTATATTACTCAGCTCCCAATCACCAGAACCCTTTGTTAGGAGCAATTCTGCAGAAATATCAAGGActggagaaaaatgtaaaaggtCTCATCTCCTAGGCAATTTTCTTACAAGCACTACTATAAAAGACCAGAATAAACACATTAATTCAGTTAATGacctaaaaagaaacaatttttctgAAACCCAAGATATTGATATTTTTGATatagatgattttgatgattttgatgattatGACTGGGAAAACCCAAATTATAATTCAGTAGAGGAAAAATCCAAAAATACATATCTGCCTATTCGGGAAGGTCAGCCAATTAAATCATTTTCAGAAAGAACTCCTTTGACCAAGACCAATTGTCTTTCAGTGGTACCTGCTAACCAGAATAGCACCCTCTCAATCCAGAATTGCTCAG ACAAATTGGTACAAAATAAACCATCCAGAAATCCAGAACAAGAACGTTTCAAAAGTCTTGATTTTCCACattcaaaagaaatgatgaagatttTTCACAAAAAATTTGGCCTGCATCATTTTCGTACAAATCAGCTAGAGGCAATCAATGCTGTTCTGCTTGGTGAAGACTGTTTCGTCCTAATGCCCACTG gaGGGGGTAAAAGCCTATGTTACCAGCTACCAGCTTGTGTTTCTCCTGGAGTTACTATTGTGATCTCTCCACTGAGATCACTAATAATAGATCAAGTGCAAAAGCTAACTTCATTGGAT aTTCCAGCTACTTATCTGACAGGTGATAAGACAGATTCTGAAGCTGCAAATATTTACCTCCAATTGTCAAAAAAAGATCCAATCATAAAACTTCTATATGTTACTCCAGAAAAG GTCTGTGCAAGTAACAGGCTGATTTCTACTCTGGAAAATCTGTATGAGAGAAAATTATTAGCACGTTTTGTCATTGATGAAGCACACTGTGTCAGTCAG TGGGGACATGATTTTCGTCAAGACTACAAAAGATTGAATATGCTTCGACAAAAATTTCCTTCTGTTTCAATGATGGCTCTCACAGCCACTGCTAATCCCAGGGTGCAGAAGGATATCCTAACTCAATTGAAGATTCTCAACCCTCAAGT GTTTAGCATGAGTTTTAACAGACATAATCTGAAATACAGTGTATTGCCAAAAAAACCGAAAAAGGTGGCTTTTGATTGTTTAGAGTGGATCAGAAAACATCATCCAC ATGACTCAGGGATAATTTACTGCCTTTCTAGGCGTGAATGTGACACGATGGCTGACACCTTGCAGAAGGATGGTCTTGCTGCCCTTGCTTATCATGCTGGTCTCAGTGATTCAGCTAGAGATGAAGTACAGCACAAGTGGATTAATCAAGATGGCTGCCAG GTTATCTGTGCGACAATTGCTTTTGGCATGGGGATTGACAAACCAGATGTACGCTATGTTATCCATTCATCTCTCCCTAAATCAGTAGAAGGATATTACCAGGAATCtggcagagctggaagagatggTGAAATGTCTCACTGTCTGCTTTTCTACAACTACCATGATGTAACCAGACTTAAGAGACTTATTCTTA TGGAGAAAGATGGAAACAGTCATACACGACAGACTCACTTCAATAATCTCTATAGCATGGTACATTACTGTGAAAACATAATAGAATGCCGAAGAATTCAACTTTTGTCATACTTTGGAGAAAATGGGTTTAATCCTAATTTTTGTAAAGAATACCCGGATGTGACTTGTGATAACTGCtgtaaaaagaag GAGTATAAGACAAGGAATGTGACAGAAGATGTGAAAAACATCATAAAGTTTGTTCAAGAGCACGATTcattgaatggagaaagaaataaaaatatgggCTCTTGTGGAAGATTTACTATGAACATGTTGACTGATATTTTCCTGG GGAGTAAATGTGCTAAAATTCAGACAGGCATATTTGGGAAGGGAGCTGCTTATTCACGTCATAATGCCGAAAGACTTTTGAAAAAGCTGATACTTGACAAAATTTTGGATGAAGATTTGTATATCAATGCTAATGACCAAGCAATTGCCTATGTGATGCTGGGTGAAAAAGCCCAGGCGGTCCTGAATGGGTATTTACAG gtGGACTTTCTGGAAACTGAGAATTTAAGTGGTATAAGGAAGCAAAAGGCATCAGTAGCAAATATATCCCAGAGAGAAGAATTGGTTAAGAAATGCCTGGGAGAACTTACAGAGGTCTGCAAAGGTCTCGGGAAGGTTTTTGGTGTCcattatttcaacatatttaatacgGTTACTCTAAAAAAGCTTGCAG AATCTTTATCTTCTGATCCTGAGGTTTTACTTCAGATTGATGGTGTTACAGAAGACAAACTGGAAAAATACGGTGCTGAAGTGATTTCAGTACTTCAGAAATATTCTGAGTGGACATTGCCAG